The Oreochromis niloticus isolate F11D_XX unplaced genomic scaffold, O_niloticus_UMD_NMBU tig00006691_pilon, whole genome shotgun sequence region tgtccttgtgtttctgctgaaattgtctctcttctccataacGTTTAGTGATGTAAGATcgctttttctgtttaaattcttcactttctttatatagattatatacatatgacctcatgtaagctttatgtttctctctgaatccAGCACAAGTTCTGTAATTTCTTCTTAGACGTTCCTTCTGCTGTTCTTTGAACATAGGAGATTGTCTATAAGAttctttatatgtttttctcatacgttccttctgcttttctcggaaaatgggagattctctatatgttcttgttatacgctccttctgcttttctcggaaaatgggagattctctatatgttcttgttatacgttccttctgcttttctcggaaaatgggagattctctatatgttcttgttatacgttccttctgcttttctcggaaaatgggagattctctatatgttcttgttatacgctccttctgcttttctcggaataaCGAATCTTCTTTATACATCCTTATGACAcgttctcttttctctctctaattttAGCACTATCTCTATAGatttttctaaaatgttctctctgtttctctctatatgtagcattgagtttatacagattatttttgtacacactCTTTTTCTTACTGTGATCAGAATCATGAGACTTTCTACTagaatcttttttctttgccttaaagctttcatcaaaagtgtacatctgtctttctttctttttctgattttcctttctctgtggaAGATTTTCTTGGACCAATAATCGTCTCCTAATCTTTCTCCTTTGCTGTTTATTATGCTTCAACAGTTTATGTGAGAGTTCCTCTGTTGTCTCAGTCAAACAGGAGGCAGTGTTTAAATCATTCTGAGGAACAGATTCTTTTGTTACCTGAGTGTCTCTTACAGAAGATGCAGAGGTTTCTATTTCTAAATAATCAGAAGGACAATTGTTCAGCTCAGCAGCTGGCTCATTTGAATAATCCACTCTGGATGACATCACTTCAGTGGCTAAAGTGTCggtcacagttttctgtgtctGCTCAGTGGATTTTGGGGTTTCAAATTCAGGTTCATTTAAAACTGGTGTTGGAACACTTgtagctgtttgtctgttttcatcagCATCTCTTTGGTAAGCAGcgttttcactgtgaaactcgacaggctgtagctcataagtgcAGGATGGTGCGATGCTAAACATTCGGTACAAGCGTTTGATCCTGTCAATCATGTCGTTAAGAcgtgtgaattttaacataactgcagttccaccacttacagctagcgacaatggcattcctgtagacttacgtgggtgagggtcaaagtatgcgtattcacctgaagtcagcctgcaaactGCGATCACCGTTCCTCCCATGACTAGCAAAGCATAGCGAACcgctgaagccaaacactgtagtcCCTGTTCAAGGCTCGGAAGATGACCTGTACCATCAAATGTGCCATAATGAGCAAACTGAGACATGTCCACTTGATACTCGTGTCTGCGGCTGGTGACCACTGTGGGAAGCTCATCACAGGCgagaaacacgctgttcacaaacctctttctggcatctgaatacacggcatggcctttgtccaacacacgGTTAAGATCTGCTCTGGTAATGAATTCATCCTCGtgtaagaatgacaggaaaaccaaactgttagccatgcattgctgattcCTGTACTTTCCATACTTAGCAGCGGCCTGGCTTCGGGACGCACAGATGCTACTCACTCGTGGACGACTTTCATtgtttgtaacctgtacatgagacggtcctggagcttctccatcatg contains the following coding sequences:
- the LOC109200965 gene encoding uncharacterized protein LOC109200965, translating into MPRKSQRSQSQKLRWQKQKEQVNVSQSGEQVKVSVTSIPSPEVQSSAQTAAVSYADVVKRGVPSACVPDAKVQQVIQTEPQVTVQTQHDGEAPGPSHVQVTNNESRPRVSSICASRSQAAAKYGKYRNQQCMANSLVFLSFLHEDEFITRADLNRVLDKGHAVYSDARKRFVNSVFLACDELPTVVTSRRHEYQVDMSQFAHYGTFDGTGHLPSLEQGLQCLASAVRYALLVMGGTVIAVCRLTSGEYAYFDPHPRKSTGMPLSLAVSGGTAVMLKFTRLNDMIDRIKRLYRMFSIAPSCTYELQPVEFHSENAAYQRDADENRQTATSVPTPVLNEPEFETPKSTEQTQKTVTDTLATEVMSSRVDYSNEPAAELNNCPSDYLEIETSASSVRDTQVTKESVPQNDLNTASCLTETTEELSHKLLKHNKQQRRKIRRRLLVQENLPQRKENQKKKERQMYTFDESFKAKKKDSSRKSHDSDHSKKKSVYKNNLYKLNATYREKQREHFRKIYRDSAKIRERKENVS